From a region of the Gossypium raimondii isolate GPD5lz chromosome 10, ASM2569854v1, whole genome shotgun sequence genome:
- the LOC105774964 gene encoding probable pectinesterase/pectinesterase inhibitor 21 yields the protein MANNIAVISICSVLLVAVVVAVTVGVTQSGKSDGDSGEVKSASKAIKELCQPTDYQHACENSLSNANTTDPKELIRMGFQAAMTEIETVIANSTTLKELVKGRPRAKQALENCHELMGYAIDDLNNSFKQMGEFDVDKYEEYVENLKIWLAGSITYQQTCLDGFIKTRGESGEKMRALLKTAQELSSNALAMVSELDLSLKKLHLSGATQGVVRRLLSHDQSGFPSWVSSTQRKLLENSSKFDLKPNVVVAKDKSGKYGTINDALKEIPKRGSTPFVIYIKKGVYKEQVIITKEMKNVVFIGDGPEKTIITGKLNYVDGVNTFRTATVAVIGEKFMAKNIGILNTAGAKKHQAVALRVQSDQSIFYHCKIAGYQDTLYVHSHRQFYRECIISGTIDFIFGDAAAVLQNCRIIVRKPMSNQKCIVTAQGRSERREVTGMVIHNCTFTGEPKYMSVKNKNKAYLGRPWKEFSRTIIMQSHIDDIIAPEGWLPWNGSFALDTLVYSEFNNRGPGADTSKRVKWRGLKTFNEEHAKLYTPHDFLHVDEWISRSGVPYTPGMMPGL from the exons ATGGCGAACAACATTGCAGTTATCAGTATTTGTTCCGTTCTGCTGGTTGCGGTGGTGGTAGCGGTGACGGTTGGTGTCACCCAAAGTGGGAAGAGCGATGGTGATTCGGGCGAAGTAAAGAGTGCGAGCAAGGCAATCAAAGAGCTTTGCCAACCCACTGATTACCAACATGCATGTGAGAATAGTCTCTCAAATGCCAACACCACTGATCCCAAGGAGCTTATTAGGATGGGTTTCCAAGCTGCCATGACCGAGATTGAAACGGTAATCGCCAACTCTACGACCTTGAAGGAGTTGGTGAAGGGCCGCCCAAGGGCTAAGCAGGCTCTTGAGAATTGCCATGAGCTCATGGGGTACGCCATTGATGATCTTAACAACTCTTTCAAACAAATGGGGGAATTCGATGTGGACAAATACGAGGAATACGTGGAAAACCTCAAGATTTGGTTGGCTGGTTCCATCACATACCAGCAAACTTGCTTGGATGGATTCATTAAAACAAGAGGTGAAAGCGGGGAAAAAATGAGGGCACTTTTGAAGACTGCTCAGGAGCTTAGTAGCAATGCTTTGGCCATGGTTTCTGAGTTGGATTTATCTCTCAAGAAACTCCACCTTTCAGGTGCCACTCAAGGCGTCGTACGCAGGCTCTTATCTCATGATCAAAGTGGATTCCCTTCATGGGTCAGCTCAACCCAACGGAAGCTCCTTGAAAATAGTTCAAAATTCGACCTTAAACCGAATGTTGTTGTTGCCAAGGATAAGAGTGGCAAATATGGAACCATCAACGATGCATTGAAAGAAATCCCTAAGCGTGGTTCCACTCCATTTgttatttacattaaaaaaggCGTCTATAAAGAGCAAGTTATCATCACCAAGGAGATGAAAAACGTCGTGTTCATCGGAGATGGCCCAGAAAAAACCATCATCACCGGTAAATTGAACTACGTTGATGGAGTTAACACCTTCAGGACTGCAACAGTTG CTGTTATTGGTGAAAAATTCATGGCCAAGAACATTGGAATCCTCAACACTGCTGGAGCCAAGAAGCACCAAGCCGTCGCACTTCGAGTCCAAAGCGATCAATCCATCTTCTACCACTGCAAGATTGCTGGCTACCAAGACACCCTTTACGTCCACAGCCATCGCCAGTTTTATAGGGAATGCATCATAAGTGGAACCATTGACTTCATCTTCGGCGACGCGGCTGCGGTCTTACAAAACTGCAGAATCATCGTGAGGAAGCCGATGTCTAACCAAAAATGCATCGTCACTGCTCAAGGAAGGTCCGAACGTCGTGAGGTCACCGGCATGGTCATCCACAACTGCACCTTCACTGGTGAGCCAAAATACATGTCAGTGAAAAACAAGAACAAGGCGTACCTTGGTCGGCCATGGAAGGAGTTCTCCAGGACCATCATCATGCAATCTCATATCGACGACATCATTGCCCCCGAGGGTTGGTTGCCGTGGAACGGCAGCTTCGCTCTTGACACTTTGGTGTATTCGGAGTTTAACAACAGGGGACCTGGTGCCGATACGTCCAAGAGAGTTAAATGGAGAGGTCTCAAGACTTTCAACGAAGAACATGCCAAGTTGTACACACCTCACGATTTCTTACACGTTGATGAATGGATCTCCAGGTCTGGGGTGCCCTACACTCCTGGCATGATGCCTGGATTGTAG